The following proteins are encoded in a genomic region of Thioclava nitratireducens:
- a CDS encoding YjbF family lipoprotein, with amino-acid sequence MRSLVFGAALLAVAGCAQFDKLGNTMTLTGSHSVGQGAPVQSATNGEGVGVKVVTRAVPKHGLEVVIPSRDANATLSLAGRNGTVETWRSGDDITVSVDRGVVVATRGLGEDLMAADSGPTLAALRSAKMDAYRRTYRFLTADNHADYVLLGCKMTAAGNETLAGLKLLRHEEQCRNPKMAITNIYWTDKTGRIQAGRQWVSPTVGQIAIGVLD; translated from the coding sequence ATGAGATCACTTGTTTTCGGCGCGGCGCTGCTGGCGGTCGCGGGCTGCGCGCAATTCGACAAACTGGGCAACACGATGACGCTTACGGGCAGCCATTCCGTGGGGCAGGGCGCGCCCGTGCAATCCGCAACGAATGGCGAAGGCGTGGGCGTGAAGGTGGTGACGCGAGCAGTTCCGAAGCACGGGCTCGAAGTTGTCATTCCGTCGCGCGACGCGAATGCGACCCTGTCTCTGGCCGGGCGGAATGGCACCGTCGAGACCTGGCGGTCCGGAGACGATATCACCGTGTCGGTCGATCGGGGCGTGGTGGTCGCGACCCGCGGCTTGGGCGAAGATCTGATGGCGGCGGATTCGGGGCCGACGCTCGCCGCCCTTCGCAGCGCCAAGATGGACGCCTATCGCCGGACCTACCGCTTCCTTACGGCGGACAATCATGCGGACTATGTGTTGCTCGGCTGCAAGATGACTGCGGCTGGAAACGAAACCCTCGCAGGGCTAAAATTGTTGCGCCACGAAGAACAATGTCGCAATCCGAAGATGGCCATAACCAATATTTACTGGACCGATAAAACGGGACGGATCCAGGCCGGGCGGCAATGGGTTTCTCCAACTGTGGGGCAGATCGCGATCGGCGTGCTCGACTAA
- a CDS encoding mannose-1-phosphate guanylyltransferase/mannose-6-phosphate isomerase, which yields MITPVLLAGGSGTRLWPLSRRSYPKQFAELTGPVTLFQATAERLSGAGFAPPLVLTQSDFRFIATEQLAAVGIDPGAVMLEPEGRNTAPAILAAALWLRREAGEEALMLVAPSDHVIADAQAFQEAIAGAELAARRGRLVTFGITPDRAETGYGYLEPSQESGVGGPVPLVRFIEKPDLVRARALYESGDYLWNSGLFLFSAGAILEAARTHAPSLLARVEAAFAAARADLGFLRLDPDTWGDAPDISIDYAIMERAGCVSVMPVQAGWSDLGDWEAVRRAAPAARSDGVALSGAATAIDCRDSLLRSEDPRLQMVGIGLEDVIAVAMPDAVLVAHRSRAQDVKAAVNALKARDAAQATDFPRDHRPWGGFESLVTGDRFQVKRITVKPGAALSLQSHHHRAEHWIVVQGTALVTLGKEARLVTENESVYIPIGETHRLENPGMMPMVLIEVQTGAYLGEDDIIRYEDVYMRAVGE from the coding sequence ATGATCACTCCGGTTCTTCTAGCGGGCGGGTCGGGAACGCGTCTGTGGCCGCTGTCCCGGCGCAGCTATCCGAAGCAATTCGCCGAACTGACAGGGCCGGTAACACTGTTTCAAGCGACGGCAGAGCGGTTGTCGGGCGCGGGTTTCGCGCCGCCGCTGGTGCTCACACAATCCGACTTCCGCTTCATCGCGACCGAGCAGCTTGCCGCGGTCGGCATTGATCCCGGCGCGGTGATGCTGGAGCCCGAGGGGCGCAACACCGCCCCCGCCATTCTCGCCGCGGCGCTCTGGCTCCGACGCGAGGCAGGGGAGGAGGCGCTGATGCTGGTCGCGCCCTCGGATCATGTCATCGCCGATGCGCAGGCGTTTCAGGAGGCGATCGCAGGCGCGGAGCTTGCGGCGCGGAGAGGGCGGTTGGTGACCTTTGGCATTACCCCCGACCGGGCCGAGACGGGGTATGGATATCTCGAACCTTCTCAGGAGTCAGGCGTCGGCGGCCCCGTGCCCCTGGTCCGGTTCATCGAAAAGCCCGATCTCGTACGGGCGCGCGCCCTCTATGAAAGCGGCGATTACCTATGGAATTCCGGTCTCTTTCTGTTTTCCGCGGGCGCGATCCTCGAAGCCGCGCGAACCCATGCGCCGAGCCTCCTCGCGCGCGTCGAGGCGGCATTCGCTGCCGCGCGCGCCGATCTGGGTTTTCTCCGACTCGACCCGGATACCTGGGGGGATGCGCCCGACATCTCGATCGATTACGCGATCATGGAACGCGCGGGCTGCGTCTCCGTGATGCCGGTGCAGGCGGGCTGGTCGGATCTGGGCGACTGGGAGGCGGTGCGCCGCGCGGCCCCGGCTGCGCGTTCCGACGGGGTCGCGCTGTCGGGCGCTGCCACCGCGATCGATTGCCGCGACAGCCTGCTGCGCTCGGAAGATCCGCGGCTACAGATGGTCGGGATCGGGCTCGAGGACGTGATCGCGGTGGCGATGCCCGACGCGGTCCTCGTCGCGCATCGCTCGCGCGCGCAGGATGTGAAAGCGGCGGTTAACGCGCTCAAGGCCCGCGACGCTGCGCAGGCGACAGACTTCCCGCGCGATCACCGACCTTGGGGCGGGTTCGAGAGCCTCGTCACCGGCGATCGGTTTCAGGTGAAGCGGATCACGGTGAAGCCCGGCGCGGCGCTCAGTCTGCAAAGTCACCACCACCGGGCCGAGCATTGGATCGTCGTTCAGGGCACCGCCCTCGTGACGCTGGGCAAGGAAGCGCGCCTCGTGACGGAAAACGAATCCGTCTACATTCCGATCGGCGAGACGCACCGGCTCGAAAACCCCGGAATGATGCCGATGGTTCTGATCGAAGTGCAGACCGGGGCCTATCTCGGGGAAGATGACATCATCCGCTACGAAGATGTCTACATGCGCGCAGTGGGCGAATAG
- a CDS encoding MraY family glycosyltransferase, translating into MIGLEYVVTAFLASFLMAALIVATKSFHGKLTLDGDHGIQKIHAAPTPRIGGFALLSGALVAGLTLDAQTQALWWTICLCASPAFGSGAIEDITKKVSAKWRLLATVCAGLIFCLVSGYHIERADIPGLDYLLRYPAFGIALSAIAIGGIANSLNIIDGVNGLASGSAIIVFSAFAVIAEQTNDGPILAICLLMIGSIAGFFVMNFPAGKLFYGDAGAYATGFVLAVIGIVLPARNPEISPLIAVLALAYPWIETVVSIRRRLKRDGTHPGAADRLHLHSLVYRSRAKRIAEALGHPEMRNPITSVVLWSLSLIACSITVISATSPGSLGAGVGVVFVCYMLIYRRVALGSKLRRAMATARRARIDM; encoded by the coding sequence ATGATTGGCCTTGAATATGTTGTGACGGCTTTCCTGGCATCGTTCCTGATGGCGGCCCTCATCGTTGCAACAAAGAGTTTTCATGGCAAGCTCACGCTCGACGGCGATCACGGCATCCAGAAAATCCACGCGGCCCCGACCCCGCGGATCGGCGGCTTTGCCCTTCTGTCAGGTGCGTTGGTTGCGGGTCTGACTTTGGATGCGCAGACACAGGCGCTGTGGTGGACGATCTGCCTCTGCGCGAGCCCTGCTTTCGGCTCCGGGGCGATCGAGGACATCACCAAGAAAGTCTCCGCCAAGTGGCGCCTGCTCGCTACCGTATGTGCGGGGCTGATTTTTTGCCTCGTGTCCGGCTACCACATTGAACGCGCGGATATCCCCGGGCTCGATTACCTGCTGCGCTACCCGGCGTTCGGGATCGCACTCAGCGCCATCGCTATCGGCGGGATCGCCAATTCGCTCAACATCATCGACGGGGTGAACGGGCTCGCCTCCGGCAGCGCGATCATCGTCTTTTCTGCTTTCGCGGTTATCGCCGAGCAAACCAATGACGGGCCGATCTTGGCGATCTGCCTGCTGATGATCGGCTCGATCGCGGGATTCTTCGTGATGAATTTTCCGGCCGGAAAGCTGTTTTACGGGGACGCCGGGGCCTATGCGACAGGGTTCGTACTCGCCGTGATCGGCATCGTCTTGCCCGCCCGCAATCCCGAGATTTCACCGCTGATCGCCGTGCTCGCGCTCGCCTATCCGTGGATCGAGACGGTCGTCTCGATTCGCCGCAGGCTGAAGCGCGACGGAACCCATCCCGGCGCGGCGGATCGGCTGCACCTGCACAGCCTCGTCTATCGCAGCCGTGCGAAGCGAATTGCCGAAGCGCTCGGACATCCGGAGATGCGCAATCCGATCACCTCGGTTGTTCTCTGGTCACTGAGCCTGATCGCGTGCTCCATCACCGTGATCAGCGCGACTTCACCCGGATCCCTCGGCGCGGGGGTCGGCGTGGTTTTTGTCTGCTACATGCTGATCTATCGTCGCGTCGCGCTTGGCAGCAAGCTTCGTCGTGCAATGGCGACCGCGCGCCGCGCACGGATCGATATGTAA
- a CDS encoding polysaccharide biosynthesis tyrosine autokinase, with amino-acid sequence MKQISEGTQRHAAQPEVEDDEIDLMALAGALLGGWKWIALAFALAVILGAFVALRKPVVYEANGLLQLEQSQNGLSALPESMQTLLGSDVGGKSQAETQIAIMSSRLVLGDAANKLDLQNFVIPRRLPLIGMLPANLHLPDPGLFTQYQWNAETVQIGKLKVPAQWQGEPMTLTVTGADSYRVTLLDGTEVSGTVGHEVTARDGDFALALSEMDAPVGREFYIGRRSLNATIQAMRENFSVSESPRGSNILHTAYQDTDRQRAEKILNAIAASFVDQNIERNSASAENSLEFIQKQLPEARKNVSQAEQALNAYRQKQKSVDVKYETQALLERVTKIEGELSALDLKEAELKNQYTVNHPAYQALLQNRKELQAQLEQAKKATQGLPETQKDIFNLQRNLEVAQQVYTQLLNRSQELQVVRASTVGSVRVIDKAYASIIPVAPRKSRIVALAGILGLIIGAAYVLIRRALRHGIKGAEEIEALGLPVFATVPFAKEASDLRHRKGDLPIFALEHSDAVTTEALRSLRTSLHFGLLDAQTNSIQVTSAAPGVGKTFLSINLAVVAAQAGQRVCLIDADMRKGYLARFLHLPKTVEGLSDYLGHEKALEEVMRDGPVEGLKVITSGRYPPNPSELLMRAEFGTMLRQLDSEFDLIIVDAPPALAVTDPVVIGRSVGASIVIARHLETMQGAVRAVQASFEAAGTSITGAVLNGFKAEAAERYGGHYQYHYNYRYSYKSDD; translated from the coding sequence ATGAAGCAAATTTCCGAGGGAACCCAGAGACATGCTGCGCAGCCCGAGGTCGAGGATGACGAAATCGACCTGATGGCGCTTGCCGGCGCGCTTTTGGGGGGCTGGAAATGGATCGCGCTGGCCTTTGCCCTGGCTGTGATCCTCGGCGCTTTCGTCGCGCTGCGCAAACCGGTGGTCTACGAGGCGAACGGCCTGTTGCAGCTCGAGCAGTCGCAAAACGGTCTGTCGGCGCTTCCGGAGTCGATGCAGACGCTTCTCGGCAGCGATGTTGGCGGCAAATCGCAGGCCGAGACCCAGATCGCGATCATGTCGTCGCGGCTGGTGCTGGGCGATGCGGCGAACAAGCTCGACCTGCAGAACTTCGTCATTCCGCGCCGGCTGCCGCTTATCGGCATGCTTCCCGCGAACCTGCACTTGCCCGATCCGGGCCTGTTCACCCAATACCAGTGGAACGCAGAGACGGTTCAGATCGGTAAGCTGAAAGTGCCCGCTCAATGGCAGGGAGAGCCGATGACGCTGACCGTGACCGGCGCGGACAGCTATCGCGTCACGCTGCTCGACGGCACCGAAGTCAGCGGTACGGTCGGCCACGAAGTTACCGCGCGCGATGGCGATTTCGCGCTTGCGCTATCCGAGATGGATGCCCCGGTCGGCCGCGAGTTCTACATCGGGCGCCGCTCTCTCAACGCGACGATTCAGGCGATGCGCGAAAACTTTTCGGTCTCCGAAAGCCCGCGCGGTTCGAACATCCTGCATACCGCGTATCAGGACACCGACCGCCAGCGCGCGGAAAAGATCCTCAACGCGATCGCGGCGTCTTTCGTGGACCAGAATATCGAGCGCAATTCGGCCTCCGCCGAGAACAGCCTCGAATTCATCCAGAAGCAATTGCCCGAGGCGCGCAAGAACGTGTCCCAGGCGGAGCAGGCGCTCAATGCCTATCGCCAAAAGCAGAAATCGGTCGACGTGAAATACGAGACCCAGGCCCTGTTGGAGCGCGTCACGAAGATTGAGGGGGAACTGTCCGCGCTCGATCTGAAAGAGGCCGAGCTGAAGAACCAGTACACGGTCAACCACCCCGCCTATCAGGCGCTGCTGCAAAACCGCAAGGAACTGCAAGCGCAGCTGGAACAGGCGAAGAAGGCGACCCAAGGGCTGCCGGAGACGCAGAAGGACATCTTCAATCTGCAGCGTAACCTCGAAGTGGCGCAGCAGGTCTACACCCAGCTTCTCAACCGATCGCAGGAATTGCAGGTCGTGCGCGCCTCGACTGTCGGTTCGGTGCGCGTGATCGACAAAGCCTATGCGAGCATCATCCCGGTCGCGCCGCGCAAATCGCGGATCGTCGCGTTGGCGGGGATACTGGGTCTCATCATCGGCGCAGCCTACGTTCTGATCCGTCGCGCGCTGCGTCACGGAATCAAGGGCGCCGAAGAGATCGAAGCGCTCGGTCTGCCAGTCTTCGCAACCGTTCCCTTCGCCAAGGAGGCGTCCGATCTACGTCACCGCAAGGGCGACCTGCCGATCTTCGCGCTTGAACATTCAGACGCCGTGACGACCGAAGCGCTGCGATCCCTGCGCACTTCGCTGCATTTCGGGCTACTGGATGCGCAGACCAACTCGATCCAGGTGACCTCGGCCGCGCCGGGGGTGGGCAAGACCTTCCTTTCGATCAACCTCGCCGTAGTCGCGGCGCAAGCGGGGCAGCGAGTTTGTCTGATCGATGCAGATATGCGCAAAGGCTATCTCGCGCGGTTCCTGCATCTGCCGAAGACGGTGGAGGGCCTTTCGGATTATCTCGGCCACGAGAAGGCGCTGGAAGAGGTAATGCGCGACGGGCCGGTCGAGGGGCTGAAGGTGATCACCTCGGGCCGCTACCCTCCGAACCCGTCGGAACTGCTGATGCGGGCCGAGTTCGGGACCATGCTTCGCCAGCTCGACAGCGAGTTCGATCTCATCATCGTCGATGCGCCGCCCGCGCTTGCGGTCACCGATCCGGTGGTGATCGGGCGCTCCGTAGGCGCGAGCATCGTGATCGCGCGCCATCTTGAGACGATGCAGGGCGCGGTGCGTGCCGTGCAGGCGAGCTTCGAGGCGGCGGGCACGTCGATCACGGGCGCGGTCCTCAACGGCTTCAAGGCCGAGGCGGCCGAGCGTTATGGCGGTCATTACCAATATCACTATAACTACCGCTACAGCTACAAATCCGACGATTGA
- the nusG gene encoding transcription termination/antitermination protein NusG gives MTDQSPARAWHVAQFKPNSAAIARRNLARQKFEVFLPMIETTRRQSGKFVTRSTPLFPGYLFLRETPGSAHLGAVNGTQGITRLVALAGRPTPVPDAMIKALRARCDTQDQVQPLPDYAPGDAVTLTTGPFADFVATVERVDAERRVWLLLDFMGRETRIKATPDALI, from the coding sequence ATGACCGATCAGAGCCCGGCCCGCGCGTGGCATGTGGCGCAGTTCAAGCCCAACAGCGCCGCCATCGCCCGGCGCAATCTGGCGCGCCAGAAGTTCGAGGTTTTCCTGCCGATGATCGAGACGACGCGCCGCCAGTCGGGCAAATTTGTGACCCGCAGTACGCCGCTCTTTCCAGGCTATCTTTTCCTGCGCGAGACACCTGGCTCGGCGCATCTCGGCGCGGTGAACGGGACGCAGGGGATAACACGGCTCGTGGCGCTTGCAGGTCGCCCGACGCCGGTGCCCGACGCGATGATCAAGGCGCTGCGCGCGCGCTGCGATACTCAAGATCAAGTTCAGCCGCTGCCGGATTACGCGCCCGGCGATGCGGTCACGCTGACGACCGGGCCGTTCGCGGATTTTGTGGCGACGGTTGAAAGGGTCGATGCCGAGAGACGGGTCTGGCTGCTGTTGGATTTCATGGGCCGCGAGACCCGGATCAAGGCTACGCCTGACGCCTTGATCTAA
- a CDS encoding polysaccharide biosynthesis/export family protein, protein MGAVTRIFVALCASLFLASCDTSTTNFPVNTRNVSSVEDPAAGDVAIVRLSLANVSTFGAPSDLSGGRTTLPSNGYWNYRIGPGDLLDIVVYEHPELTSPAGSTRTPAEGGLRVNSDGTFYYPYVGNVRAAGRTPEQVRADLSRKLKEFIPSPQVSVRVVGYNSQTVSVTGEVGKPARIPLTSKSLTLLDAINEAGGLNDAADARRVLVRRGGRSYAVDLQAFLNQGIASNNPVLRNGDVVSVQRATKLEAYLLGQLVKPGPIDLTKDDVSLTEAVTAVGGLNTNQADARGVFVFRDTPSGVVVFQLDTSSAAAFVVGTKFFLHPQDVVYVTTAPVAKWNRVVSNILPTLSTARAASALAN, encoded by the coding sequence ATGGGGGCAGTGACGAGGATTTTTGTGGCGCTCTGCGCGTCGCTCTTTTTGGCCTCCTGCGACACGTCGACCACCAATTTCCCGGTAAATACCCGTAACGTCAGTTCCGTCGAGGATCCGGCAGCGGGCGATGTCGCGATTGTGCGGCTGAGCCTCGCCAACGTCTCCACCTTCGGCGCGCCCTCCGATCTGAGCGGCGGGCGCACGACCCTGCCTTCGAATGGCTATTGGAACTACCGCATCGGGCCGGGCGATCTGCTCGATATCGTCGTCTACGAACATCCCGAACTGACCTCGCCCGCAGGCTCGACCCGGACGCCCGCCGAGGGCGGTCTTCGCGTCAATTCGGACGGAACCTTCTACTATCCCTACGTCGGCAACGTGCGCGCCGCGGGCCGGACGCCCGAACAGGTGCGTGCCGATCTCTCGCGTAAGCTGAAGGAGTTCATCCCCTCGCCGCAGGTTTCGGTGCGCGTGGTGGGCTACAACTCGCAGACCGTGTCGGTCACCGGCGAGGTCGGCAAGCCTGCGCGGATCCCGCTGACCTCCAAATCGCTCACGCTGCTCGATGCGATCAACGAGGCGGGTGGTCTGAACGATGCCGCCGATGCGCGTCGGGTTCTTGTGCGCCGCGGCGGGCGCAGCTACGCGGTGGACTTGCAGGCCTTCCTCAATCAGGGGATCGCCTCCAACAACCCGGTACTGCGCAATGGCGATGTCGTCTCGGTGCAGCGCGCGACGAAGCTGGAAGCCTATCTGCTGGGGCAGTTGGTGAAGCCCGGTCCGATCGACCTGACCAAGGACGACGTGAGCCTCACCGAAGCCGTCACCGCTGTCGGCGGATTGAACACCAATCAGGCCGATGCGCGCGGCGTCTTCGTGTTCCGTGACACGCCGAGCGGCGTGGTGGTGTTCCAGCTTGATACGTCGAGCGCAGCGGCCTTTGTCGTAGGCACGAAATTCTTCCTGCACCCGCAGGACGTCGTCTATGTCACGACCGCGCCGGTCGCGAAATGGAACCGTGTGGTCTCCAACATCCTGCCGACGCTGAGCACCGCTCGCGCGGCCTCCGCACTGGCGAACTGA
- a CDS encoding low molecular weight protein-tyrosine-phosphatase has product MAKVGSILVVCVGNICRSPVGERLLAAALPECKVTSAGIGAVVGAGADETMSEVAAENGLSLDGHVARQFTAEIGAEHELILVMEAGHKREITRRAPQLGGRVMLFDQWMGSKGIADPYREPIEAHRKAFTEISAASEAWVSRLAPKR; this is encoded by the coding sequence ATGGCGAAAGTCGGATCCATCCTCGTCGTCTGCGTCGGAAATATCTGTCGCTCGCCTGTGGGCGAACGGCTTCTCGCTGCGGCACTGCCTGAGTGCAAGGTCACCTCTGCCGGAATCGGCGCGGTGGTCGGCGCGGGCGCGGACGAGACCATGAGCGAGGTCGCCGCGGAAAACGGGCTGAGCCTCGACGGCCATGTCGCGCGCCAGTTCACCGCCGAGATCGGGGCCGAGCACGAGCTGATCCTCGTGATGGAGGCTGGCCACAAGCGCGAGATAACGCGCCGCGCGCCGCAACTGGGCGGGCGGGTGATGCTGTTCGATCAATGGATGGGCAGCAAGGGGATCGCCGACCCGTACCGCGAGCCGATCGAGGCTCATCGCAAGGCATTTACCGAGATTTCCGCCGCGAGCGAGGCATGGGTCTCGCGCCTCGCGCCGAAACGGTGA
- a CDS encoding YjbH domain-containing protein produces MLARPYRSRFLFFAMASSALAGLGFGPACAQSADRAWGYNSYGIPGLIDMPVAGSREDAELGFNVFAFAGQTRVSAAFQITPRLSAGFRYSTIKNYMGGGTLYDRSFSIQYRFLDEGRFWPAMAFGINDMTGTGVYSGEYVVATKSISPKLRATAGIGWGRLGSNNGFDNPLGVLSDHFKTRGERTGAQGGTFQPQQWFTGDAALFAGVEWQATDRLRLMAEYSSDAYTREDGPTFDRKSPVNIAAQYKINDQASITAGYLYGTDFSVQLSYALNPKHNAHPSGLKDAPPPVVPRAGVEAAQSWTNDPAYLTAKLRPALAQQGLVLEGAKLSGSTLAIQIRNDRYNAPPEALGRAARVLSAQAPAMVDRFAITLSENSQPVSTTTIRRDDLEAYEFHPVGGELMRAHAQIDGAPPRLPVAPGTYPRFSWGVGPYLLPGLFDPDDPLRADLGVSVQAQYEIAPGLLLSGRVNQKVIGNLDQANRPSDSVLPHVRSDAWLYYKGSGPTIPELTGAYFFRPGRDLFGRVTAGYLEPMFAGVSTELLWAPEHSRLALGAELNRVRQRGYDQRFDLRDYEVTTGHLSAYYQFTDQFYTQLDVGRYLAGDWGATLSFSRVFDNGWKVGVYATKTDVSSEDFGEGSFDKGFMITIPLHWATGQPTKQRYSTVIQPIVRDGGARLGVANRLYGMVREDQPASFDGNWERFWR; encoded by the coding sequence ATGTTGGCGCGCCCCTACCGCTCCCGTTTTCTCTTCTTTGCTATGGCGAGCAGTGCGCTCGCGGGTCTCGGCTTCGGCCCCGCCTGCGCGCAATCGGCCGACAGGGCCTGGGGCTATAACAGCTATGGCATCCCGGGGCTGATCGACATGCCCGTCGCGGGCAGTCGCGAGGATGCGGAACTTGGCTTCAATGTCTTCGCCTTCGCCGGACAGACGCGCGTCTCGGCCGCGTTCCAGATCACGCCGCGCCTGTCGGCTGGCTTCCGATATTCGACGATCAAGAACTACATGGGCGGCGGTACGCTCTACGATCGCAGCTTCTCGATCCAGTATCGGTTCCTCGACGAGGGGCGCTTCTGGCCTGCGATGGCGTTCGGCATCAACGACATGACCGGCACCGGGGTCTATTCCGGGGAATATGTCGTGGCGACCAAGTCGATCTCGCCGAAACTGCGCGCGACGGCGGGGATCGGTTGGGGGCGTCTTGGGTCGAATAACGGCTTCGACAATCCGCTGGGCGTGCTGAGCGATCACTTTAAGACACGCGGTGAACGCACCGGGGCGCAGGGCGGGACTTTCCAGCCACAGCAATGGTTTACCGGGGATGCGGCACTGTTTGCGGGCGTCGAATGGCAGGCGACGGACCGGCTGCGACTGATGGCGGAATATTCCTCCGACGCCTATACGCGCGAGGATGGTCCGACCTTCGATCGCAAATCCCCGGTCAACATCGCCGCGCAATACAAGATCAACGATCAGGCCTCGATCACGGCGGGCTATCTCTACGGAACCGATTTTAGCGTGCAATTGAGCTACGCGCTGAACCCCAAGCACAACGCGCATCCGAGCGGGCTGAAAGATGCACCGCCGCCGGTCGTACCGCGCGCGGGCGTCGAGGCGGCGCAAAGCTGGACGAACGATCCGGCCTATCTGACGGCGAAGCTGCGCCCGGCCTTGGCGCAACAGGGACTGGTGCTGGAAGGTGCGAAGCTCAGCGGCTCCACCCTTGCGATCCAGATTCGCAACGACCGATACAACGCGCCGCCCGAAGCGCTCGGGCGCGCCGCGCGGGTGCTGAGCGCGCAGGCCCCTGCTATGGTCGATCGCTTCGCGATCACCCTGTCGGAAAATTCGCAGCCCGTCTCGACCACGACAATACGTCGGGACGACCTCGAGGCCTATGAATTCCACCCCGTCGGCGGCGAACTGATGCGCGCCCATGCACAGATCGACGGCGCGCCCCCTCGGCTGCCGGTCGCGCCCGGCACCTACCCGCGCTTTTCCTGGGGTGTCGGCCCTTATTTGCTTCCGGGCCTGTTCGACCCGGACGATCCGTTGCGCGCCGATCTGGGTGTAAGCGTGCAGGCACAATACGAGATCGCGCCAGGTCTGTTGCTGTCGGGGCGCGTGAACCAGAAGGTGATCGGCAATCTCGATCAGGCGAACCGGCCGTCGGATTCGGTGCTACCGCATGTGCGCTCGGATGCGTGGCTCTATTACAAGGGGTCGGGTCCGACGATTCCGGAACTGACGGGGGCCTATTTCTTCCGTCCGGGACGCGATCTCTTCGGGCGTGTGACCGCCGGCTATCTGGAGCCGATGTTCGCGGGTGTCTCGACCGAGCTTCTCTGGGCGCCGGAACACAGCCGCCTTGCTTTGGGGGCCGAGCTTAACCGGGTACGCCAGCGCGGCTACGACCAGCGCTTCGATCTGCGCGACTACGAGGTCACGACGGGCCATCTATCCGCTTATTATCAGTTCACCGACCAGTTCTATACGCAGCTCGATGTCGGCCGTTACCTCGCCGGCGACTGGGGCGCGACGCTGAGCTTCTCGCGCGTTTTCGACAATGGCTGGAAAGTCGGGGTCTATGCGACGAAGACCGATGTGTCCTCGGAAGATTTCGGCGAGGGCTCGTTCGACAAGGGCTTCATGATCACCATCCCGCTGCACTGGGCGACCGGGCAGCCGACGAAGCAGCGCTATTCGACGGTGATCCAGCCGATCGTGCGCGACGGCGGGGCGCGGTTGGGTGTGGCCAACAGGCTTTACGGGATGGTGCGCGAAGATCAGCCCGCCTCCTTCGACGGAAATTGGGAGCGGTTCTGGCGATGA